The genomic stretch CCCTGGTGATCGCCGACGAGCTGGCCACTGCCCGCGGCTCCGAACGCAAGCTGCCGGTGCCCGACAAGGACGTCACCGACTCGATCGAGCTGCTCAAGTGGCTGGCCCACGACCACTTCACGTTCCTCGGCTACCGGGAGTACCGCCTGGCCGGCGACGTGCTGACCGCGGTGGCCGGCACCGGGCTGGGCATCCTGCGCGGCGACAGCAAACCGCGCAAGCTCTCCACGATGGCCGACGAGGCGTTCCAGCGGGCCCTCGAGAAGCGCCTGCTCGTGATCACCAAGGCGAACTCGCGGGCCACCGTGCACCGCTCGGCCTACCTCGACTACATCGGCGTCAAGGTCTTCAACGAGGCCGGCGAGGTGGTCGGCGAGCGCCGCTTCCTGGGCCTGTTCAGCTCGTCGGCCTATCGCACCAGCGTACGTGAGCTGCCAGTGGTCAAGCGCAAGGTCCGTGAGGTGCTCGACCGTTCCGGCCTGTCCCCGCGCGGGCACTCCGGCAAGGACCTGCTGCAGATCCTCGAGACGTACCCGCGGGACGAGCTTTTCCAGATCAAGACCGATGACCTGTACGAGGCGGTGGTCGGCGTCCTGCGTATGGCGGGCCGCCGGCAGCTGCGCCTGTTCCTGCGGCGCGACGGGTACGGCCGGTTCATCTCGTGCCTGATCTACCTGCCGCGCGACCGCTTCACCACCGGCAACCGGCTGCGCATGCAGGAGATCCTGCTCCGCGAGCTGAACGGCGTGGGCGTCGACTACACGACCCGGGTGACCGAGCGCATGCTGGCCCGGGTGCACTTCATCGTGCGTACGGACCCGGCCGACCCGCCGGGGCAGACCGACCCCAATGCGCTGGCCGAGATGCTGGCCGACGCCACCCGCATGTGGGACGACGACTTCTCGTTGGTGCTCGAGCGCAAACTGGGCGAGGAAGCGGCCCGCGACCTGTTCGCCCGGTACGCGACGGCCTACCCCGAGAGTTACAAGGACGGCCACACCCCGTACGAGGGGATGCAGGACCTGGCCAAGCTCGAGCTGCTCGAGGAGGAGGGGCAGCTCGAGATGCACCTCTACCGCAAGCGGCGGCCGGGCCGCGACGGCGTGCTCGAAGCCGACGACCACGACATCCGGTTCAAGGTCTACCGGTACGGCGAGCCGATGATGCTCTCGGCCGTGCTGCCGGTGCTGCACTCGCTCGGCGTCCAGGTGATCGACGAACGCCCGTACGAGATCCGGCGCACCGACGGCACGATCTACCTCTACGACTTCGGTCTGGAGCCGCCGGCCGCGCATCGTGAGCTGGCCGGGGTACGGCCGCAGGTGGAGAACGCGTTCGCGGCCGCCTGGCGGGGCGAGGCCGAGGTCGACGGGTTCAACGAGCTCGTGCTGCGGGCCGGGCTCACCTGGCGCCAGGTGGTGGTGCTGCGGGCGTACGCGAAATATCAGCGCCAGGCCGGGTCGGTGTTCTCGCAGCGGTACATCGAGTCGACGTTCATCTCCTACCCCGAGATCGCGCGGCTGCTGGTCCGGTTGTTCGAGACCCGTTTCTCGCCGCGGCTCGAGGCGGGCGAGGCTCAGCGCGGCCGGCTCGCCGACGAGCTGGTCGAGCGGATCACCACCCTGCTCGACGACGTGGACAGCCTGGATCAGGACAGGATCCTGCGCTCCTACCTGACGCTGATCCAGGCCACGTTGCGCACCAGCTTCTTCCGGCGCGGGGCGGACGGGCGGCCCAAGTCGTACGTGGCCTTCAAGCTCGACCCGCTGGCCATCCCCGACCTGCCGCAACCCCGGCCCAAGTACGAGATCTTCGTGTACTCGCCGCGCTTCGAGGGCGTGCACCTGCGGTTCGGCGCGGTGGCCCGGGGAGGTCTGCGCTGGTCGGACAGGCGGGAGGACTTCCGTACGGAGGTGCTGGGCCTGGTCAAGGCACAGATGGTGAAGAACGCGGTGATCGTGCCGGTCGGCGCGAAGGGCGGTTTCGTGCTCAAGCAGAAGCCGGGCGACCGCGACGAGGCCGTCGAGTGCTACAAGCGCTTCATCACCGCGATGCTCGACGTCACCGACAACATCCTCAGCGGCAAGATCGTCCCGCCGCCGGATGTGGTGCGCCACGACGGCGACGACCCGTACCTGGTGGTCGCGGCGGACAAGGGCACCGCCACGTTCAGCGACATCGCCAACGAGATCTCGGTGTCCAAGGAGTTCTGGCTGGGCGACGCGTTCGCCAGCGGCGGCTCGGCCGGTTACGACCACAAAAAGATGGGCATCACCGCCCGGGGCGCGTGGGAGTCGGTCAAGCGGCACTTCCGTGACCTGGGCCTCGACACGCAGCGCGAGGACTTCACGGCCGTCGGCGTGGGCGACATGTCGGGCGACGTCTTCGGCAACGGCATGCTGCTCAGCGAGCACATCCGCCTGGTCGCGGCGTTCGACCACCGGCACATCTTCCTCGACCCCACGCCGGACGCGGCCCGCTCGTACGTCGAGCGGCGGCGCCTGTTCGACCTGCCGCGCTCGTCGTGGGACGACTACGACCGGTCGCTGCTGTCGGCGGGCGGGGGCGTCTATCCCCGTACGGCGAAATCGATTCCGGTCTCACCTGAGGTGCGCGCCGCCCTCGACCTCGGCGAAGCCACCACGATCAGCCCGGTCGAGCTGATGCGGGCCATCCTGCGCGCGCCGGTCGACCTGCTGTGGAACGGCGGCATCGGCACCTACGTGAAGGCGTCGGCCGAGACCCACGCCGACGTGGGCGACAAGACCAACGACGCCATCCGCATCAACGGGGCCGATTTGCGCGTACGGGTGGTCGGCGAGGGCGGCAACCTGGGGCTCACGCAGCGCGGGCGCATCGAGTTCGCGCGGGCGGGCGGGCGCATCTACACCGACTTCATCGACAACACCGCCGGGGTGGACTGCTCCGACCACGAGGTCAACATCAAGATCCTGCTGGGCGGCGCGGTCACCGACGGCGAGATGACCCTGCCCGAACGCGACGAGCTGCTGGCCCGGATGACCGACGAGGTCGCCGCGCTGGTCCTGCGGGACAACTACGAGCAGGCCACCGCCCTGGGCAACGCGCGGGCGCAGGCGCACTCGTTGCTTCCGGTGCACCGGCGGATGCTGAACGACCTCGAGGAGAGCGGCCAGCTCAACCGCGAGCTCGAGGCGCTGCCGACCGACGCCGAGCTCGCGGCCCGTTACGACGCGGGGGAAGGGCTCACCGCTCCCGAGTTCGCGGTGCTGCTGGCGTACGTGAAAATCAGCCTGGAGCGGGAGGTGCTCGCCGACGAGATCGTCGACGAGCAGTGGACCAACGAGGTGCTGTCCCGCTACTTCCCGACCCCGCTGCGCGACCGGTGCGGCGCCCGGATGGCGGGGCACCGGCTGCGTCGCGAGATCATCGCCACGGTGCTGGTCAACGAGGTGGTCAACCGGGGCGGCACGTCGTTCGTCTATCGGGCGATGGAGGAGAGCGGGGCCTCGGCGGCCGATGTGATCCGGGCCTACACGGTGGTGCGGGAGGCGTACGGGCTGGCCGACCTGTGGGCCCAGGCCGAGGCGCTCGACAACAAGGTGCCGACCGAGGCGCAGACCCTGGTGTTCCTCGAGTCGCGCCGGCTGCTCGACCGGGCGGTGCGGTGGCTCGTCAGCACCCGCCGCTCGCCGATCGACGTGGCCGGCGAGATCGCGAAGCTGGGCGCCGGGGTGCAGTCGCTGCTGCCGCAGATGCCCGAGGTGCTGCGTGGCATCGAACGCCGGTCGATGGACGAGCACATCGCCACGCTGGTCAACAAGGGCGTGCCGATGGAACAGGCCGAGCGGGTCACGTGGTGCAACTACGGGTTCGGCCTGCTCGACATCCTCGAGACCGGCAGCGGCACGGGCAAGCCGGCGGTCGAGGTGGCCGGGGTGTACTTCGCGTTGTCGGAGCGCTTCCACATCGACCAGCTGCTCTCCCACATCTCCTACCTGCCGCGCGGCGATCGGTGGCAGACGCTGGCCCGTATGGCGCTGCGATACGACCTGTACGCGGCGCTGGCCGCCCTGACAGCCGAGGTGCTGCAGTCGACCCCGTCCGGCGCCGCGGCCGACGAGCGCGTCTCCGAGTGGGAGCGTGTGAACGCGGCCTCGATCGCCCGAGCCGCCAACGCCATCGGCAACGTGGCCGACACGCCGGCTGAGCTGGCCGCTTTGTCGGTGCTGCTACGCCAGATCCGAACCCTGGTGAAGACGTCCGCAGCCTGATCCAGTTGTGACAGCGGACAGCGTGAGCCGGGTCGCGGCGGATTGCTCCCGAAATCCACTGCCGCGCCCGGCTCACCGTCTGCGTCGCGAAGGCTCGGACTGGTCCCGTAGGCCGAGTCGGTTCGCGACGTCCCCAGACCCACCTGCGGACATGACGCTACGTGCCGGCGGGCGGACGTCGGAAGCTTCCCGTACGCGAAATAGCCGTTCGGCCAACGCGATTCGGGCGACAGATCCGGAAATAAACAGACACCAAGACATAAAGCCGACCTAGCGATCACTCACCGTGCACGCCAGTAAGCGCTACACAACGTGATCAGTCGTCCCGGCGGACAGTCTCGATCAGGGCCAGGACCTGTCGCAAGGCCGGACGTAGCACCCGCAGCCGCGAGAGCGAGACCAGCCGGTCGATCAGCGGGACCGCCCCGTCGATCAGGCGCCGGGTGCGCCGCTGGCCGGGCGAGTTGTCGTACACCCAGAAGAGGGTCACGCCCATCCAGGCCAGCCAGAGCAGCTCGGGCAGCTCCTTGCGCAGCTCGGGGTCGAGCTTCGCGTTCGAGCCGTCGACCACCTCGCGGAAGATCGCGATGGCGGCCTCGCGCGCGGGCGACGACTCCTTGGAGAACGGGCTCAGCGGCGAGGTCGGCTCCGCGGCCGTTTTGAAGAACGTCGCCGCGAACGAGTGGTACGGCTCGTTGACGTCGATCCCCGCGTGCAGCACGCCGCGCAGCCGGGGCGCCAGCTCCTTCTCGGTGGACAGCACCGGCTCGGCGGCGGCCCGGTGCGCGACCTGATTGCGGTCGTAGAACCCCTGGATCAGGTGTTCCTTGGAGTCGAAGTAGTAGTACGCGTTGCCGACCGCGACCCCGGCTTCCTTGGCGATGGCCCGCATGGTCGTCTCGGTGTAGCCCCGTTCGCGGAACAGCCGCAGGGCCGTCTCGAGGATCAGCTGGCGCGTCTGTTCCCCCCGCGCCCGACGGGGCTTCTCCGCGGGGTCGGGTTCAGCGGCAGCGGTCGTCACACCCGTCACCGTAGTCCCCAAGGGCCGGGCCACTTCCCCTCGTACGCTCCCGAACCGCCGACGCCGCGGCGATGAACGCCCGCGCGGCGCCCGAGCCGATCCGCTCCGACAGACCCCGGTAGTCGGCGAGCGCCCACAGGCACGCCGCCCACGCGCCCTCCCCGGTGTAGACCGAGCCCTCGTCCCCGATCACCGTGATGTCCCGCAGGGTGGCCTCGTGGTCGAGCCCCGGGAACCGGTTCCGGGCTTCCGTCGATCCGGCCGGCACGAATTCCAGCCGTACGAGTTGAGCCCGTCCCCGCAGCCATTGACGTGCCGTACGGCAGATCGGGCACCCGCCGTCGTAGAGCACGGTGAAGGAGGTGATGGCCCGGCCGCCCCCTCGTCCGGCCGGGCCATCGAGCGGGGCGGTCATGCCCGCGCCGGGGGCGGGCCCTGCGGCGGCATCGGCGGGTGCATCGGCAGGCGCCCGGCCGGCGGCAGTGGCGGCACGATCTGCTGCTGGCGGAGGCGTCCACGGCGGTAGCGGCCGAGGAAGAACACGTTGAGGAAGTGCAGGACGCCGAGCACGAGCAGCACCAGGCCGATCTTGCTCGACAGCGTCTCCAGCGCCTCGCTGGTGTCGGCGATCGTCTGGTCCGACCGCATGGTCACCGTCACGTAGCCGAGATTGAGCAGGTAGAAGCCCATGACGAGCAGTTGGTTGATGGCGCCGGCGAGCTTCTCGTCCTCGAACACGTCGGCCAGGAAGACCCGGCCGTTACGCGAGAGCGTGGTGGCCACCCAGACGGTGAGCCCGATGCTCACCGCGAGGTAGACCAGGTACATCCAGACCTTCGGGTCCATCGGAGCGCCTTTCTGAACGTGTTCAACTTGATGTCCTCAGAGTAGGCGCACCAGTTGAACATGTTCAAGAGATGTGACGCGGCAGTCAGCCAAGATCGAAAAGCAAGAACGAGCGGCCCGTACGGGACGAGCCGCTCGCAAAAGCAGTGACTACAGCGCGGCGAGCCCCAGGGCCTCGGCCGCGGCCCGACCGTTGGCCAGGCTCGCGCCGTGCGTGGTGACGAAGGCCCGCGCCCGAGCCGGCCGCCACGTCGACGGCCAGCCCATCTCGACGACCCCCACGGTGTGGGCGGCCGACAGCTGCTCGACCAGGGCCCGGTTCGACTCCTGCCGGTGGGTGTGCCGCCCCACGACCACGATCGGCCGGGAGCCCGCGTGTGCGGTCAGCTGCGCGGCCGAGGCGGAGGCGGCCACCACCTCGACCTGCTCGACCCCGTCCAGGTGCGGGGCCAGGCCCCACGGCACGACACCCTCGGCGATCGAGTGGCCCGACGCCAGCTGCACGACCAGCGGCGACGACAGGTCGTTGACCGAACCCTCGACCCGCACCGCGCGGCGCGCCGCGGCCAGCCCGAGATCGCCCGCGACGGAAGGGGCCGTACGGGGGAAGGCCGTCCACGAGGCGAGCGCCGTGTTGCGGGCGACCGCCTCCTCCAGGCGCGCCGCCGGAACCCCGGCCACGATCGCCGCGACCACGGCCTCGACCAGCTCGTGGGTCACCTCGGCCCCGATGCACAGCAGGTCGGCGCCGGCTGTCAGGGCGCGTACGGCGGCCTGGGGGATGCCACCGGCGGCGGCCGCGGCGCCCGCCATCTCCAGCGCGTCGGTGACGATCACGCCGTCGAAGCCGAGCGTCGAGCGCAGCAGGTCCTGCAGGGCGGCCGTGCTGAAGGTGGCCGGGTCGTCGCCGGTCAGCGCGGGCACCCGGATGTGGGCCGACATCACGGCCTTGGCAGTGCCGGCGACCGCGGCGAACGGCGGCAGATCCCGCGCGTCCAGGATCTCGCGGGTGACGTCGACGGTCGGCAGCGAAAGGTGCGAGTCGGTGACGGTCGCGCCGTGCCCGGGGAAGTGCTTGGCGCACGCGGCCACCCCGATCGACTGCAGCCCGTCGACGGCGGCGCGGGCGTGCCGGGCCACCAGCTGCGGATCGGCGCCGAAGGACCGCGTGCCGATGATGGGATTGTCGTCGGCCGTGTTGACGTCGACGGTGGGGGCCAGGTCGAGGTTCACGCCGGCGGACACCAGATCGGCGCCGATCGCCGCGTACACCGTCCGGGTGAGCTCCTCGTCGTCGACAGCGCCGAGCGCCGCGTTTCCGGGGTAGGGGCTTCCGGTGCGGTGCGCGAGCCGGGTGACGTCGCCGCCTTCCTCGTCGATCGCGATCAGGGCGTCGGGGCGGCCCTCGCGCAGCTGAGCGGTGAGCGCGGCCACCTGGGCCGGGTCGGCGACGTTGGTGCCGAAGAGGGTGTGGCCTGCCAATCCTTCGCCCAGGAGGGTGACCGCCCAACCGGGAGCGTTCCCACCTTTGAAGGCCGCCAGCAGGGTGCCGAGGGCGAGGCGGCGGAGTGCGGGGTCGATCGCCATGATGTCCTTCCGGTGACGCAAGTCTGGTCTGTACACCCCGCGAGCTGCCATGATCGCTCGGTGTCGGGCCCGATACAGGGGCGCCGCTAATCTAATAGGAAACTATCCTAAAAAGTAGAGGATCCTGCCATGGCCTCCACCCGCCTTCCGGGCACGCCCCGGCTGCTGCGCGCTCTCAACGACCGCGCGGCGCTGGAACTGCTGCTCAACCGGGGTCCGCTGACCCGGGCCCAGCTCGGCGAGATGACCGGTTTGAGCAAGGTCACCGCGTCCCAGCTGGTGGAGCGCCTGGAGCAGCGCGGCCTCGTACGCCGGGTCGGCGAGCAGGCCGGCGGCCGCGGTCCCAACGCCCAGCTGTACGCCGTCACGCCCGGAAGCGCCCACGTGATCGGTGTCGACGTCGGCCCCGATCGGGTGGTCGCGGCCTGCGCCGACATCACCGGTTCGATCATCGGCCGGGTCGAGCAGTCCACCAAGGACACCGACGACCCGGTCGGCGTCGTGCACAACGCCGTGGTCCAGGCCGCGACCGACGCGGGGACGGACATGACCTCCGTACGCCGGGTCGTGCTCGGCACCCCCGGCCTGGTCGACCCGGCGAGCGGCGAGATCTCGTTCGCCTGGGACCTGCCGCGCTGGCACCGTGGCCTGCTCGACGACCTGCGCCGTGACCTGAGCACGACGGTGGTCTTCGGCAACGACGTGAACATGGCCGCCGTGGCCGAGTCCAGCACGGGCGCCGCGGCCGGCATCAAGGACTTCGTGCTGATCTGGGCCGGTCGTGGTGTCGGTCTGGCCAGCGTCATCGACGGCCGTCTGCACCAGGGCAGCACGGGCGCCGCGGGCGAGATCGGCTATCTGCCCGTGGCCGGCGCCGAGGTGCCCCGTCACCTGGGCCGCAAGGCGACCAAGGGCGGCGTACGAGGCGCGTTCCAGAGCATCGCGGGCGCCGACGCGGTCAAGGCGATCGGCAAGAAGTACGGCTTCCGTGGCGCCGAGGCGGCCGACGTGGTGCGCGACGCCGTCGAGGCGGGTCCGGCCGGCGAGCCGGTGCTCGACGAGCTGGCCGCCCGGCTGGCCCTCGGTGTCGCCGCCACCTGTGTGGTGCTCGACCCGCCGCTGGTCGTGCTGGCCGGTGAGGTGTCACAGGCCGGTGGTCCCGCGCTGGCTGCCCGGGTCGAGAACGAGGTGGCCTCGATCACCCTGGTCAGCCCGAAAGTGGTGATCACCGGGGTCGAGTCGGAGCCCGTCCTGCACGGCGCCCTGCACACCGCGCTCGGCGCAGTACGCGATGAGGTGTTCGGTTCGACCACCGGCTGAGCCGCCACACCCCTGCGTGGTTGGATGGACGCGTGCGAGAGCCCGACGAAGACACCGTCATTGCCTTTGATCAGGTCAGCGTGATCCGCGGGGGCAACTACCTGGTCCGCGGCCTGACCTGGCAGGTCGAGCTGGACGAGCGGTGGGTGATCCTGGGGCCGAACGGCGCCGGCAAGACCACAGTGCTCAACCTCGCCTCGGGACGGCTGCACCCGTCGCGCGGCACGGCTCACGTGCTGGGCGAGCGTCTCGGCCGGACGGACATCAACGAGCTGCGCACCCGCATCGGCCTGGCCACCGGCCAGTTCGCCGAGCGGGTGCCGCCGGGCGAGCGGGTGGTCGACGTCGTGGTCACGGCGGCCTGGTCGGTGGTGGGCCGCTGGCGCGAGGCGTACGACCCGCAGGACGAGGCCCGCGCCCGTCAGCTGCTCGAGCAACTCGGCATGGGCGCGCTCGCCGAGCGCGAGTTCGGCACCCTGTCCGAGGGCGAACGCAAGCGCACCCTGATCGCCCGGTCGCTGATGACCGACCCCGAGCTGATGCTGCTCGACGAGCCGGGCGCCGGGCTCGACCTGGGCGGCCGCGAAGATCTGATCGCCCGGCTGACCGAGCTCGCCCTCGACCCCGACTCGCCGGCCATGGTGCTGGTCACCCACCACGTCGAGGAGATCCCGCCCGGCTTCACCCACGGCATGCTGCTGCGCGAGGGCACGATCGTCGCGTCCGGCCTGCTGGGCGAGGTGATGACGGCCGGCAACCTGACCAAGACGTTCGGCCTGCCGCTGGTCGTCGACCGGTTCGGCGACCGTTACGCGGCGCGGGCGGCCTGAGGTCATGGCCCCGCGGATCGTCGTGGCCGGCAGCGCCAACATGGACCTCGTCGGCCTGGCGCCGCGGCTGCCCCGGCCGGGCGAGACCGTGCTGGGCGACGACTTCCTGATGATGCCCGGCGGCAAGGGCGCCAACCAGGCGATCGCCGCGGCGCGGGCCGGTGGCAGCACGGTGTTCCTGGGCGCGATCGGGTCGGACGCGTTCGGCGTCAACCTGAACGCCCGGCTCCACGCGGCCGGCGTCGACATGCAGCACGTACGCACGAGTTACGGCGCGTCCGGCGTCGCCGTCATCATGGTCGACCACGGCGGGGAGAACTCGATCCTGGTCGCCCCCGGGGCCAACAACTCGTTCGTCGGGCTGACCCCGGCCGAGCAGGCCGCCATCGCCGCCGGTGACGTGCTGCTGTGCCAGCAGGAGATCCCGGTCGAGACGGTGATCGAGGCCGCCCGCGTGGCGCGGGACGGCGGCACCCGCATGATCCTCAATGCCGCGCCCGCCCGCGCGTTGCCCGACGAGCTGCTGGCCTGCATCGACCTGCTGGTCGTCAACGAGGTCGAGGCGCTGGCCGTGACCGGCGGCGACCGGATCGACGTGCCCGGCCTGCTGGCCCTGGTGCCCCGGGTGGTGCTGACCCTGGGCGGCAACGGCTCGCGGTACGCCGACCGGGACGGCCGTGACGAGACCGTGCCCGCGTTCCACGTCGAGGTGACCGACACCACCGCGGCCGGTGACGCGTTCACCGGGGCGCTCGCCGTGGCCTGGG from Paractinoplanes brasiliensis encodes the following:
- a CDS encoding NAD-glutamate dehydrogenase; amino-acid sequence: MAVADEAATESDAEHDLITGPGLALTGRLGASAEEGDLDETLPNGERLIAQAVEVAGDDHPTASLVGRYWRFAPDEELVGLTPQEMYDAAISHRELATTRLPGELKLAITPPGGSQCHTILQIVTDDMPFLVDSVIALLSAHQQQVHLLVHPLIVVRREPLGALSELAADVEPDDAIEGDLVESWIRIELDPVRSPEAREQLLNEVRRVLTDVRDAVEDWQRMRQRALVIADELATARGSERKLPVPDKDVTDSIELLKWLAHDHFTFLGYREYRLAGDVLTAVAGTGLGILRGDSKPRKLSTMADEAFQRALEKRLLVITKANSRATVHRSAYLDYIGVKVFNEAGEVVGERRFLGLFSSSAYRTSVRELPVVKRKVREVLDRSGLSPRGHSGKDLLQILETYPRDELFQIKTDDLYEAVVGVLRMAGRRQLRLFLRRDGYGRFISCLIYLPRDRFTTGNRLRMQEILLRELNGVGVDYTTRVTERMLARVHFIVRTDPADPPGQTDPNALAEMLADATRMWDDDFSLVLERKLGEEAARDLFARYATAYPESYKDGHTPYEGMQDLAKLELLEEEGQLEMHLYRKRRPGRDGVLEADDHDIRFKVYRYGEPMMLSAVLPVLHSLGVQVIDERPYEIRRTDGTIYLYDFGLEPPAAHRELAGVRPQVENAFAAAWRGEAEVDGFNELVLRAGLTWRQVVVLRAYAKYQRQAGSVFSQRYIESTFISYPEIARLLVRLFETRFSPRLEAGEAQRGRLADELVERITTLLDDVDSLDQDRILRSYLTLIQATLRTSFFRRGADGRPKSYVAFKLDPLAIPDLPQPRPKYEIFVYSPRFEGVHLRFGAVARGGLRWSDRREDFRTEVLGLVKAQMVKNAVIVPVGAKGGFVLKQKPGDRDEAVECYKRFITAMLDVTDNILSGKIVPPPDVVRHDGDDPYLVVAADKGTATFSDIANEISVSKEFWLGDAFASGGSAGYDHKKMGITARGAWESVKRHFRDLGLDTQREDFTAVGVGDMSGDVFGNGMLLSEHIRLVAAFDHRHIFLDPTPDAARSYVERRRLFDLPRSSWDDYDRSLLSAGGGVYPRTAKSIPVSPEVRAALDLGEATTISPVELMRAILRAPVDLLWNGGIGTYVKASAETHADVGDKTNDAIRINGADLRVRVVGEGGNLGLTQRGRIEFARAGGRIYTDFIDNTAGVDCSDHEVNIKILLGGAVTDGEMTLPERDELLARMTDEVAALVLRDNYEQATALGNARAQAHSLLPVHRRMLNDLEESGQLNRELEALPTDAELAARYDAGEGLTAPEFAVLLAYVKISLEREVLADEIVDEQWTNEVLSRYFPTPLRDRCGARMAGHRLRREIIATVLVNEVVNRGGTSFVYRAMEESGASAADVIRAYTVVREAYGLADLWAQAEALDNKVPTEAQTLVFLESRRLLDRAVRWLVSTRRSPIDVAGEIAKLGAGVQSLLPQMPEVLRGIERRSMDEHIATLVNKGVPMEQAERVTWCNYGFGLLDILETGSGTGKPAVEVAGVYFALSERFHIDQLLSHISYLPRGDRWQTLARMALRYDLYAALAALTAEVLQSTPSGAAADERVSEWERVNAASIARAANAIGNVADTPAELAALSVLLRQIRTLVKTSAA
- a CDS encoding glycoside hydrolase family 3 protein; protein product: MAIDPALRRLALGTLLAAFKGGNAPGWAVTLLGEGLAGHTLFGTNVADPAQVAALTAQLREGRPDALIAIDEEGGDVTRLAHRTGSPYPGNAALGAVDDEELTRTVYAAIGADLVSAGVNLDLAPTVDVNTADDNPIIGTRSFGADPQLVARHARAAVDGLQSIGVAACAKHFPGHGATVTDSHLSLPTVDVTREILDARDLPPFAAVAGTAKAVMSAHIRVPALTGDDPATFSTAALQDLLRSTLGFDGVIVTDALEMAGAAAAAGGIPQAAVRALTAGADLLCIGAEVTHELVEAVVAAIVAGVPAARLEEAVARNTALASWTAFPRTAPSVAGDLGLAAARRAVRVEGSVNDLSSPLVVQLASGHSIAEGVVPWGLAPHLDGVEQVEVVAASASAAQLTAHAGSRPIVVVGRHTHRQESNRALVEQLSAAHTVGVVEMGWPSTWRPARARAFVTTHGASLANGRAAAEALGLAAL
- a CDS encoding ribokinase, producing the protein MAPRIVVAGSANMDLVGLAPRLPRPGETVLGDDFLMMPGGKGANQAIAAARAGGSTVFLGAIGSDAFGVNLNARLHAAGVDMQHVRTSYGASGVAVIMVDHGGENSILVAPGANNSFVGLTPAEQAAIAAGDVLLCQQEIPVETVIEAARVARDGGTRMILNAAPARALPDELLACIDLLVVNEVEALAVTGGDRIDVPGLLALVPRVVLTLGGNGSRYADRDGRDETVPAFHVEVTDTTAAGDAFTGALAVAWAEGRDLVEAVRWANAAGAACVRRMGASNALPTRDEIEQVFRAG
- a CDS encoding ABC transporter ATP-binding protein: MREPDEDTVIAFDQVSVIRGGNYLVRGLTWQVELDERWVILGPNGAGKTTVLNLASGRLHPSRGTAHVLGERLGRTDINELRTRIGLATGQFAERVPPGERVVDVVVTAAWSVVGRWREAYDPQDEARARQLLEQLGMGALAEREFGTLSEGERKRTLIARSLMTDPELMLLDEPGAGLDLGGREDLIARLTELALDPDSPAMVLVTHHVEEIPPGFTHGMLLREGTIVASGLLGEVMTAGNLTKTFGLPLVVDRFGDRYAARAA
- a CDS encoding TetR family transcriptional regulator; protein product: MTTAAAEPDPAEKPRRARGEQTRQLILETALRLFRERGYTETTMRAIAKEAGVAVGNAYYYFDSKEHLIQGFYDRNQVAHRAAAEPVLSTEKELAPRLRGVLHAGIDVNEPYHSFAATFFKTAAEPTSPLSPFSKESSPAREAAIAIFREVVDGSNAKLDPELRKELPELLWLAWMGVTLFWVYDNSPGQRRTRRLIDGAVPLIDRLVSLSRLRVLRPALRQVLALIETVRRDD
- a CDS encoding thiol-disulfide oxidoreductase DCC family protein, whose protein sequence is MTAPLDGPAGRGGGRAITSFTVLYDGGCPICRTARQWLRGRAQLVRLEFVPAGSTEARNRFPGLDHEATLRDITVIGDEGSVYTGEGAWAACLWALADYRGLSERIGSGAARAFIAAASAVRERTRGSGPALGDYGDGCDDRCR
- a CDS encoding ROK family transcriptional regulator; this encodes MASTRLPGTPRLLRALNDRAALELLLNRGPLTRAQLGEMTGLSKVTASQLVERLEQRGLVRRVGEQAGGRGPNAQLYAVTPGSAHVIGVDVGPDRVVAACADITGSIIGRVEQSTKDTDDPVGVVHNAVVQAATDAGTDMTSVRRVVLGTPGLVDPASGEISFAWDLPRWHRGLLDDLRRDLSTTVVFGNDVNMAAVAESSTGAAAGIKDFVLIWAGRGVGLASVIDGRLHQGSTGAAGEIGYLPVAGAEVPRHLGRKATKGGVRGAFQSIAGADAVKAIGKKYGFRGAEAADVVRDAVEAGPAGEPVLDELAARLALGVAATCVVLDPPLVVLAGEVSQAGGPALAARVENEVASITLVSPKVVITGVESEPVLHGALHTALGAVRDEVFGSTTG